GAATAACTGAATTTTTACCCGTGTCGTCTACCGGCCATGATTATTGCTTCATCGCTCATGGGCATTGCGCACGATGATTTTACAAATCGTATACCGTTGCTATTCAATTTGGCGCTATTTTATCGGTGGTCGTTTTATACTGGAAGAAATTTTTTCAAAGTGTAAATTTTTATTTCAAACTATTTGTCGGATTTATTCCTGCTGCCATTTTGGGATTTTTATTAGGCGATCAAATTGATGCCATGCTCGAAAATGTAACGGTTGTTGCCATAGCATTAATTGCAGGTGGTGTGGTGTTATTATTTGTCGACCGTTTATTTGGTGCAGATATTACCGGTGACGTAAGCAGCACCGAAAAAATCGGATATAAAAATGCATTTGTGATTGGCGTATTTCAATGTATTGCCATGGTGCCGGGGGTATCACGTTCTGCCGCAACAATTATTGGCGGATTAACACAAAAACTCACCCGAAAAGTAGCAGCAGAATTTTCATTTTTTCTTGCCGTGCCAACCATGTTTGCCGCAACAGGATATAAATTGTATAAATTATACAGCGATGGCCCGGGATTTACTTCTGCCGATTACACCCCATTAATTATAGGTAATGTGGTTGCATTTATAATCGCCATTTTTGCCATGCGCAGTTTTGTTAATTTCCTCACCAAAAAAGGATTTAAAATATTTGGTTATTATCGCATTATTGTGGGCACCGTTATTTTAGTATTACTTGCTTTGGGTTACGATTTGCAGATTGTATAATATGTTTACACCTCAGGAATTAATCGAAGGAAAAATTATTTTAATTAATAAACCATTACGCTGGACGAGCCACGACGTAGTTGCAAAATTACGTTCACCAATTAAACGTTATTGCAGCGATAAAAAAATGAAAATCGGACATGCCGGAACACTCGATCCATTGGCGACCGGCTTATTATTATTACTTACCGGCAAAGCAACAAAACGCACAGAGTCGTTACAGGGGTTAGATAAAGAATATACCGGCACAATCACATTAGGCGCCAACACACCAAGTTATGATGCCGAAACTGCTGTGTCGGAAACGTTTTCTTTAGATGGAATTACTGAAGAAAAAATTTATGCTGCAGCACAACAATTTATTGGCGAGCAGGAACAAATGCCGCCGGTTTATTCATCGGTTCAGGTAAATGGTATTCGCGCTTATAACTATGCCCGCGAAGGCGAAACAGTTGAATTAAAAACGCGAACAATAACGCTTTTTAAATTTGAAATCACCGGTATTCGTTTGCCTGAAGTAGATTTTTAGTGCATTGTAGTAAGGGCACCTATATTCGCTCACTTGCATTTGATTTCGGTAAATTTTTGGGCTGCGGTGGTTATTTAACTGCACTTTGCAGAACCCGTGTTGGCGAATTTTTAATTGACGATGCTATTGAAATGGAAACCTTGTTGAAAGGAATTATTGTTGCCAAAACGGATGAATCTTTGTAATATTTTTACTGCGCTTTATACCCAATTATTTATGTTGCATTAATACAAACTCACCGTAGTGGTAGCTGAATAATTCTACGTAATTTTTACTGAGTGTTTCAACTTCGCCGCGCTGACAATAATAATACATGTAATTTCCATCCGGTTGTAAATCATGATTAAACGTTGCTAATTCCAAATTATAAAAATTACTTACATCTTTATGAAAATGTAATGAGTTATTAAAAATCCAGGAACAGTTTAAGGTAACTTTTTCTTTTTGGGGATGATGTTCATCTATCCATGTTAGCACGTCCTTTGTATGTGCATCGAACCACCAGTCGCGATAATACCTAAAGTTGGCTGTGTTAAAAAAGTGGATTAGTCCAATACACAAAAATACCGCTAAAATGAGGTTTCTCAGGCGTTGCTTTTGGGTAAAGATGTTACTTATTGTAATAATTACAATAAGTACAAATAGTGGATACATAAATATCGCACCACGGGCATTCAGGAAGGGGACATCAATGAGATGAAACTGTAAAATTGTAACGGTGATAATACCGCTCAAAACAAGGTAACAGATTACGCCAAAATTTGCTAAGGCTTTTAAACGATGTTTGATAAACTGTTGAATTACATAAGCACTTAAACCGATGTATACAATGATAAATAGTATGGTGAAAACAGTAGCGGGTTTAATTCCAAAATATAATTCACTGTAGCGCATCGCATCTACCAATGGCAGTAGTGTAGATTTATAAAAACTCTCCGTTCCCCAATATACAAACTGGTCGGTGCTCACCATTTTTTTTATTGGATTATAGATGATTGCAGCCAATACTATAATGGTTAAAAAAACAGGTAATATTTTTTTGAAAATATCTTTTTTGTTCGATTCGGTTAAAATAATAACCATAGTTAAAAACACCAATACCAGGTAATAATTGAGCAGGGTAAAATTAGCAAGAACGGCTAAGGCTGCGCTAATGTAGGTATAGGTTAAATGATGTATATTTTTTTGGGTGAGATATTGGTAGAACTTATAAATGGACAATACCATTAACCCGATGGACAAACCGTAACCGCGGGCTAAGGCGAAAAAATCGAGAAGGTAAGGGTTACAAACCAATATGAAAATACCACATAATACAAACCAAAATTCATTTCTGATTTTTTTTAATAATTCAACAGACACAAAAAATATAACACAAATGCCAGTAAATTGGTGAGGCGCACCGTAAAGGAAGTCACCCCAAATAATTGTGTAAATAATTTAATGCCCAGGGTATTTAATACATGGTTATTTGGGGAGGAATCTTTAGTATAAAAAATAATATCCCAAACCTTCAGCGGTGTATAATTAAAATAGGTTCCTGCCTCATCAATTGTCATAGGAATAATAATCGCTCTGGCGCATAGGTATGCCGTAAACAATAACCCTATAAACAGATAGATGTTATCATAATAAGGTTTATGCACAGGGCTGTTAGTCATCGATAGAAATTAATGGGCTACAAATCTTTACATTTGTTGCGTGATATGCAAGTTTTAAGAGATTTAAATCAGCTTCCCGACCTCTCGGGCTCAGTAATTACCATTGGTACGTTTGATGGGGTGCATACCGGCCATTACGAAATTATCCAAAAAATTACGGCTTCGGCCAAAGCTATTGATGGTAAAAGTGTGATTATTACATTTCATCCCCATCCGCGACATATCATCACCCCCGAATCACCTGTTTATTATTTAACCACCTTAGAGGAAAAAATTAAAATACTGGAGCAATACGGAGTGGATGTTGTGGTGGTGGTACCATTTTCACGCGAGTTTTCAGAAATCAGTGCAGAAGATTATGCCAAAACATTTTTGATCGGAAAATTTCATCCTGCAATTATTGTATTTGGCTATGACCATAAATTCGGGAAAGACCGTTCCGGAGATATTCATTTGCTGAAAAAAATTGCCGGTGATTATGCTATTCAAATTGAAGAAATTCCTGCACATGTAATCGACAGCGTTACGGTAAGTTCTTCAAAAATCAGAAATTATTTAAAAGAAGGAAATATCAGTGAAGCGAACGACTTACTGGGTTATCATTATGAAATTTCCGGCCCGGTAATTAAGGGCGATCAAATTGGCAGAACCTTGGGCTTCCCTACTGCAAATATTTATGTTGAAGAAAGTAATAAGCTGATACCGGCAGATGGTGTTTACCTGACTGCTGTGCATATTAAAAATAATCCGAATAAATATTATGGGTTATTGAGTATTGGCACACGACCTACCTTTAATAAAACTGAAAAACGTATTGAGGTAAATATCCTGAATTTCAGCGACACCATTTATGGTGAAACGATAACAGTGGAATTTTTGGCATTTATCAGAAAGATAAAAAATTCAAAGTGTAGATGCACTAGTAGCAGCAATGAACGAAGATAAAGCGCTGCAACTTTATTAATTAACTAATCAATTTATAAGTTAATTCTTTGAGCAGGGCACCGTGTTCTGTTTCCCCGTTTTCAACACCTTTGGAGCGTAAATCGTATTGTAATATGAGTTCGAAAATTTCTTCCACACGTTCTCTGCTATAATGTTTGCGGGCATTTCGAAATTCATTTTTTTGAGATGAATGTATGCCGTAAATTTTAAACATATCGAAATCGGTAACATCACCCCTAAAATTAAATGATATAATTTCTGATAAGCTGCGTGTATGTTGGCAATGGTCAGAATAAACGGATTTGCCTTTGGGTTATCATTAATATAATCTACAATAGTAAATACTTTAGTAGCATTTTTCATGAGCAGTGCACTTTGTAATTCGTACACATTATAATCTTTACTGATGCCAATATTTTTTTCAATCTGCTCAACGGTAATTTGTCCGTTAGCCGGAAGGTTAATACATAATTTATCGAGCTCATTGGTCATTTTCGACAAATCGGTGCCGAGGTAATCAATGAGCACGCGTATCGCTTTACTATCTGCCGTTACTTTTTTTCTTTTTAAATAATTATCAATAAAAATCGGCACATCTGCTTCCTTTAGAGTTTCTGATTCGTAAACCAGTCCTTTTTCCTTTATTTGTTTAAATAACTTTTTACGCGCATCATATTTTCCGTCCTTATAACAAATTACTAAAATAGTGGTTGGCGATGCACGTTCAACGTAGGTTTCCAGTTTGTCGAGTTCACTGCCACGGGTTTTCATCATTTGTGCTTCGCGGAGGATAACCAGATTAAAATCAGCGAACATAGGAAAACGCATAGCAGCATCCATAACCTGTTGCGGATTGCTGTCTTTACCGTAAAAAATAGAGCAGTTAAAATCTTTTTGTTCAGGGGTAAGGATATTGTCCTCCATGTATTCGCTCAATTTGTCGATATAATACGATTCATCCCCGTGCAGTAAATAAACGGGTTTAAATTTTCTGGCTTTTATATCGGCAATCAGGTCGCGGTAGTCCATAGTGCAAAGCTAATTAATTGTAAATTTACGGCGGCATGGAAATCCGCTTTTCGAAATACGATTTCAACATTACATCGGATGCAGCACAGCAGTTCATTTTCGACATCATCAGAAAAAAAAATGTGGTGCTAACGCCCGAGGAATGGGTGCGCCAGCATATTGTGCATTACCTCATCAATGATTATGGTTTTCCCAAATCGCTCATCAGCCTCGAAAAACTAATATTGGTTGTTGTGTGGATTTAGAAAAGGAAAGGTTACTTTTTTAGAAGAATTACCGGAGCTTTCGGTTTTATTACCCAAATTAAAATCCGAATAATTACTTTTTTACTTCTTTATGATTGTAAGGGCAATGTAAACATCCGTTTCCGCAACAGTAACCGCGTTCCAGTAAGTATTTTTCGGTGAATACGAGGAGGCCGTCTTTGTTGATGTAATAATCTATGTTTTCGATTAGGGGTGTGGTGGGCATATTTCGACGTTAAGGAGGGAACGCTGAACCCGGCAGGCGGGTCGCGGATTTTAGCTGATGTAAACTGATTTTTTTGGTTGGATCGGTAAAGGATACCCGCAAGTGGGACGCTGATTTTTTTAAATTGGATAAATGGATGTTTTTAGGAACGCTGAACCCGGCAAGCGGGTCGCGGATTTTGTTGGATTTAGGCTGATTTTTTAGAATGTATAAATAGATTTTTAAATGAAACTCGCTGATTTTTTTATATTGGATAAATGGATGTTTTTTGGAACGCTGAACCCGGCTAGCGGGTCGCTGATTTTTTTATAATAATGTATAAATGGGTTTATTAAAGATTGACGCTGTTTTATTTATATTGTATTAATGCCGGTTAGATTGATTGATATTGATATTGATATTGATATTGATATTGATATTGATTTTTACAATTAAAAATAGCGCATCCCAGTATAATTAAATGGGGTTATGCCGCGTAATTGTTCTTTTATGTCTTCAGTTACATCTAAACCGTTTATGAATTCCTGCATGGTGGCTTTTGTAATGGTTTGACCGTTGCGGGTTAGGTTTTTTAAGGCTTCGTAAGGTTGGGGGTAATTTTCTCTGCGGAGAATGGTTTGAATGGCTTCGGCAATTACGGCCCAGTTATTATCTAAATCGTCGTGAATTTTTGTTTCGTTCACTTGTAATTTTTTTAATCCACGGGATATCGATTTAAATGCGAGGATGGTGTGCGCCATTGGCACTCCGATGTTGCGCAATACAGTTGAATCTGTTAAATCGCGCTGTAATCGGGAAATCGGCAATTTTGCAGAAAGGTGTTCAAACATGGCATTGGCGATACCTAAATTACCTTCTGCATTTTCGAAATCGATTGGATTTACTTTATGCGGCATCGCTGAAGAACCTACTTCATCTTTATTAATGCGCTGTTTAAAATAATCCATCGAAATATATGTCCAGAAGTCGCGGCTCATATCAATTAAAATCGTATTAATTCTTTTAAGCCATCAAATGCGGCTGCCATATTATCATAATGTTCAATTTGTGTGGTATAACGGCAGCGTTCCAAACCTAAACGTGAAGAAACAAAATCATCGGCGAAAGAAATCCAGTCGATATCGGGATAAGCAACAAAATGTGCATTAAAATTACCGGTAGCACCGCCAAATTTTGCACTAAACGGAATGGCATTAAATACATTACGTTGTTTACTAAGGCGCTCAATAAATACCCTTACTTCTTTACCCAGCATTGTTGGTGAAGCGGGCTGACCGTGTGTTCGTGCAAGCATTGGTATTTTAGTCCACTGAATGGCTAATTCACTCAACGTATTAATTAAATCTTCCAGCATTGGAGCATATACATCAATTAATGCATCGCGCAATGAAATGGGGATAGCGGTATTATTTATATCCTGAGAGGTTAAACCAAAATGAATAAATTCTTTCCATTTTCCAAATCCTAATTCATCAAATTTATCTTTTATAAAATATTCAACCGCTTTTACGTCGTGATTAATTTTACTTTCAATGGCTTTAATTTGCTGACATTCTTCAACATTAAATTTCTTATAAATATTTCTTAACTTACCTCTATTGTCAGAATCGAAGTCTTTTAATTGTTGAATGGGCAATTCCGTCATGGCGATAAAATATTCCACCTCCACATAAATTCTGAACTTCATCAGAGCATATTCTGAGAAATACTGACCCAGTTCAGCTACTTTACTATGGTAACGGCCATCTATAGGCGAAATATTCAACAATTCGCGTTCATCCATTGGATTCAAATTTTAGGGTGCAAAGTTACGGAAAATAGGGGGATATGGGGGATTTCAAAGCCAAATGCCTGATTAGTGCGAGGTATTGAATGAAAAAAGTGTGGTTTAATCCCGTAAAATGTCAAAATCCTGCAACTGCATACACTTAAAATGGCTTTTG
This portion of the Bacteroidota bacterium genome encodes:
- a CDS encoding bifunctional riboflavin kinase/FAD synthetase, whose amino-acid sequence is MGYKSLHLLRDMQVLRDLNQLPDLSGSVITIGTFDGVHTGHYEIIQKITASAKAIDGKSVIITFHPHPRHIITPESPVYYLTTLEEKIKILEQYGVDVVVVVPFSREFSEISAEDYAKTFLIGKFHPAIIVFGYDHKFGKDRSGDIHLLKKIAGDYAIQIEEIPAHVIDSVTVSSSKIRNYLKEGNISEANDLLGYHYEISGPVIKGDQIGRTLGFPTANIYVEESNKLIPADGVYLTAVHIKNNPNKYYGLLSIGTRPTFNKTEKRIEVNILNFSDTIYGETITVEFLAFIRKIKNSKCRCTSSSNERR
- the holA gene encoding DNA polymerase III subunit delta, with the protein product MDYRDLIADIKARKFKPVYLLHGDESYYIDKLSEYMEDNILTPEQKDFNCSIFYGKDSNPQQVMDAAMRFPMFADFNLVILREAQMMKTRGSELDKLETYVERASPTTILVICYKDGKYDARKKLFKQIKEKGLVYESETLKEADVPIFIDNYLKRKKVTADSKAIRVLIDYLGTDLSKMTNELDKLCINLPANGQITVEQIEKNIGISKDYNVYELQSALLMKNATKVFTIVDYINDNPKANPFILTIANIHAAYQKLYHLILGVMLPISICLKFTAYIHLKKMNFEMPANIIAENVWKKFSNSYYNTIYAPKVLKTGKQNTVPCSKN
- a CDS encoding type I restriction enzyme HsdR N-terminal domain-containing protein; translated protein: MEIRFSKYDFNITSDAAQQFIFDIIRKKNVVLTPEEWVRQHIVHYLINDYGFPKSLISLEKLILVVVWI